The following proteins come from a genomic window of Spirochaeta isovalerica:
- a CDS encoding omptin family outer membrane protease yields the protein MAFDSLEGAILPEGNMFGITVEPSFGFLYGQSREIVFDTGDESTQGMSSSNGYYLSELIWDITDVLYTGMSASLNFQNRVYVNFGIWKAVTDGSGYMNDYDWVLQDKYGAYNILHDRDGKTDLSHWSLSTVDIVNSVLIDANGSYDFLENPNWSLLSVMGYKYLFWDWTDSIIDSEYDGIEDVIEVGTNGIDYRLALHIPYIGLRGGYRSRYGFFLKANIGYSPFVFGMDHDHHILRGLHFYDRTYFGQYLSGTLEAGIQLSPLFSLKFLISGEYLFESKGITYAYYDSGTPAGTFPGGAGIQYQSLSLSLNAAFSF from the coding sequence ATGGCATTCGATAGTCTTGAAGGCGCTATTCTTCCAGAAGGAAATATGTTCGGTATTACAGTGGAGCCTTCATTCGGATTTTTATATGGTCAGTCCCGAGAAATCGTCTTTGATACGGGAGACGAAAGTACGCAGGGCATGAGCAGTTCTAATGGATATTACCTAAGTGAGCTTATCTGGGACATTACAGATGTTTTGTATACCGGAATGTCTGCGTCTCTCAATTTTCAGAATCGTGTCTATGTCAATTTCGGGATCTGGAAAGCTGTCACTGATGGTAGCGGATATATGAATGACTATGATTGGGTACTACAAGACAAATATGGAGCATATAACATTTTACATGATAGAGATGGAAAGACCGATTTGTCCCATTGGTCTCTCAGTACTGTTGATATCGTCAATTCTGTTCTTATCGATGCCAATGGTTCCTACGACTTTTTAGAAAATCCCAATTGGTCGCTACTTTCGGTTATGGGATATAAATATTTGTTCTGGGATTGGACAGACTCAATTATAGATTCTGAATATGATGGAATCGAGGATGTCATTGAAGTAGGAACCAATGGTATCGATTACAGACTCGCTCTCCATATTCCCTACATCGGCCTGAGAGGTGGCTATAGGAGCCGCTATGGTTTTTTTTTGAAAGCTAACATAGGTTACAGCCCATTTGTCTTCGGAATGGATCACGATCATCACATTTTAAGAGGTCTTCATTTTTACGATAGAACTTATTTCGGGCAATATCTCTCTGGAACACTGGAAGCGGGAATCCAGTTATCTCCACTGTTCAGTTTAAAATTTCTGATCTCAGGAGAATACCTTTTTGAATCAAAAGGAATCACATATGCCTATTATGACTCGGGAACTCCAGCCGGAACCTTTCCCGGTGGGGCTGGAATCCAGTACCAGTCCCTCTCCTTGTCCCTTAACGCCGCTTTCAGCTTTTAG
- the thrS gene encoding threonine--tRNA ligase yields the protein MSDKEAKKLEKQQTMRHSMAHVMAGAVLKMFPDAKIAIGPAIENGFYYDFDLPRSITPDDLGVIEESMKEIIKSRSGFERSVVSKEEAKALFADQPYKLELIEELPETEEISVYQMGDFKDLCRGPHVEDTSRLNPQSFKLLKTAGAYWRGDEKRPMLQRIYGTAFSNPKDLKMHLQHLEEMEKRDHRKIGKELDLFSLHEEAGPGMVYWHPKGARIRVAIEDFWRQEHYKNGYEMVFTPHVGKSWLWETSGHLGFYNESMFQPMEMDKSDYYAKPMNCPFHIMIYNNGKHSYRELPFRWAELGTVYRYEKSGTLHGLMRVRGFTQDDAHIICTPDQVEDEILEVLRFSLFMLRSFGFEDISAYLSTMPEKSVGEKKDWDLATESLRKAIEKEGLEYGVDEGGGAFYGPKIDLKVKDTMGREWQLSTVQFDFNLSERFDMVFVDKDGKEKRPFMIHRALLGSIERFFGVLVENFGGAFPVWLSPVQAMVIPVSAKFDDYAKEVEKNFRAAGIRVETDFSDERMNAKIRNAQTQKIPYMIVVGENEMNEKAVSIRIRTGEQKNGMPMHDAVQMIMDKIESKELP from the coding sequence ATGTCCGACAAAGAAGCTAAAAAGCTTGAAAAACAACAGACTATGCGCCATTCAATGGCTCATGTCATGGCGGGAGCAGTTCTGAAGATGTTCCCCGATGCGAAAATTGCCATCGGTCCCGCTATCGAAAACGGATTCTATTACGATTTCGATCTTCCCAGATCCATCACACCTGATGACCTCGGTGTAATCGAAGAATCCATGAAAGAAATCATCAAATCCCGTAGCGGATTTGAAAGATCCGTCGTTTCCAAAGAAGAAGCCAAAGCTCTTTTTGCAGATCAGCCTTATAAGCTTGAGCTGATTGAAGAGTTGCCTGAAACAGAAGAGATTTCTGTTTATCAAATGGGCGATTTCAAGGATCTGTGCCGTGGTCCTCATGTCGAGGATACCAGCCGCCTCAATCCTCAGTCTTTCAAACTGCTGAAAACTGCAGGCGCTTACTGGAGAGGCGATGAGAAAAGGCCCATGCTCCAGAGAATCTATGGAACAGCTTTTTCCAATCCGAAAGATCTGAAAATGCATCTTCAGCATCTGGAGGAAATGGAGAAACGGGATCACAGAAAAATCGGTAAAGAGCTTGATTTGTTTTCGCTTCATGAAGAAGCCGGTCCCGGAATGGTTTACTGGCATCCCAAAGGGGCAAGAATCAGAGTCGCTATTGAAGACTTCTGGAGACAGGAGCACTACAAAAACGGTTATGAAATGGTTTTTACTCCCCATGTCGGTAAATCCTGGCTCTGGGAAACCTCCGGCCATCTGGGATTCTACAACGAGAGCATGTTTCAGCCCATGGAAATGGATAAAAGCGACTATTACGCCAAGCCTATGAACTGTCCATTCCACATCATGATCTACAACAACGGAAAGCATTCTTATCGGGAACTTCCTTTCCGCTGGGCCGAACTGGGTACAGTCTACAGATATGAAAAATCAGGAACTCTTCACGGATTAATGAGAGTCCGGGGCTTTACTCAGGATGATGCACACATCATCTGTACTCCCGACCAGGTAGAAGATGAAATTCTCGAAGTACTCAGATTTTCTCTTTTCATGCTCAGATCTTTCGGCTTTGAAGACATCAGCGCCTACCTTTCCACCATGCCGGAAAAAAGTGTAGGAGAGAAAAAAGACTGGGATCTGGCAACTGAATCCTTGAGAAAAGCTATTGAGAAAGAAGGTCTCGAATATGGTGTCGACGAAGGCGGTGGCGCTTTCTACGGGCCCAAAATCGACTTGAAGGTAAAAGACACAATGGGACGTGAATGGCAGCTCTCCACCGTGCAGTTTGACTTTAATCTTTCTGAAAGATTCGATATGGTTTTTGTCGATAAGGACGGTAAGGAAAAACGTCCCTTCATGATACACAGAGCGCTTCTAGGATCGATTGAGAGATTCTTCGGTGTATTGGTTGAAAACTTCGGAGGAGCATTCCCCGTATGGCTCAGTCCTGTACAGGCAATGGTTATACCCGTATCTGCCAAATTCGATGATTATGCCAAAGAGGTTGAGAAAAACTTCCGCGCAGCAGGAATCCGTGTTGAAACAGATTTTTCCGATGAGAGGATGAATGCAAAAATCCGCAACGCCCAAACTCAGAAAATACCCTACATGATTGTTGTCGGGGAAAATGAGATGAATGAGAAAGCGGTCAGCATTCGAATCAGAACCGGTGAGCAGAAGAACGGTATGCCCATGCATGATGCTGTTCAGATGATCATGGATAAAATTGAATCGAAAGAACTTCCTTGA
- a CDS encoding methyl-accepting chemotaxis protein — MKQRGLVQELGEQTLNSFESISNLTTMINASEAIAEAIGKIENIFSLVQNNFTRLDSEMNQLENDAVLIFGTTDGFKIPDLYSKKEALDHENIRRVFNHLTNLNSAILSMDFNLQSSLNILNEQKIIIDKEINRLKIRSLTIAAIVISAMFIIAIFTVMVLSNRLGKSIGKIVENIVTMKDGDLTVKFDDKYKDDIGLLCSDLNLFQKGLSDSIKNIQSISNKNISVQNDLFSAVKQTDETSTNIDRNANEIAGRIDALKDNIDVSYKAVDQVDRVFTTLNDQVAEQMAMVEESTASVTEMISSIESIARITESKTAAIDQLVRTSANGSERLNVTTGIINQINDKIDNISQMASIIKSIANQTNLLAMNAAIEAAHAGDSGRGFAVVADEIRKLAEASSKQSNEISSNLKEIVENIENAQASGSVTSLAYSEVDSEIIQFSQSLYEISTSITELKSGGEQILEAMTSLQDVSINVKNSSNDLSDASESMKSEMSSVKNITEEVHSKINDVSLGVREVSQSVNSITQLANSVGSVTENLNKEVSRFKTED, encoded by the coding sequence TTGAAGCAGCGCGGTCTTGTTCAGGAACTGGGAGAGCAGACCCTGAATTCCTTTGAATCCATTTCAAATCTTACAACAATGATCAACGCAAGCGAAGCTATAGCTGAAGCAATCGGGAAAATTGAGAACATCTTCTCGCTGGTTCAAAACAACTTTACCCGGCTCGATTCGGAAATGAATCAACTTGAGAATGATGCTGTTCTGATTTTCGGAACAACTGATGGTTTTAAAATTCCTGATTTATATTCGAAAAAAGAGGCTCTTGATCACGAAAACATAAGAAGAGTCTTTAATCACCTGACCAATCTCAACAGTGCTATTCTCAGTATGGATTTTAACTTACAGTCCTCTCTCAATATTCTGAATGAGCAGAAAATTATAATTGATAAAGAAATAAACAGATTAAAAATAAGAAGTCTGACTATTGCGGCAATTGTCATATCGGCTATGTTCATAATTGCTATTTTTACCGTCATGGTTTTATCAAACCGCTTAGGAAAATCCATCGGTAAAATTGTAGAAAACATAGTTACGATGAAGGATGGAGATTTAACTGTCAAATTTGATGATAAATACAAAGACGACATTGGTCTGCTCTGCAGCGATTTAAATCTCTTTCAGAAAGGATTATCTGATTCTATTAAAAATATCCAAAGCATTTCAAACAAAAACATTTCCGTTCAGAACGATTTATTTTCAGCTGTAAAGCAAACTGATGAAACATCAACCAACATTGATCGGAACGCGAATGAAATCGCAGGCAGAATTGACGCATTGAAAGATAACATTGATGTCTCTTATAAAGCTGTAGATCAGGTTGATAGAGTTTTCACGACTTTAAATGATCAGGTTGCCGAACAAATGGCGATGGTTGAAGAGTCTACCGCTTCCGTCACTGAGATGATTTCTTCAATAGAAAGCATTGCCAGAATAACGGAATCTAAAACAGCTGCCATTGACCAGCTCGTCAGGACATCGGCGAACGGCTCTGAAAGGCTTAATGTGACGACGGGAATCATAAACCAGATTAATGATAAAATAGATAACATTTCCCAAATGGCCAGCATCATTAAAAGTATTGCGAATCAAACGAACCTGCTGGCAATGAATGCTGCTATAGAAGCCGCTCATGCCGGTGATTCGGGAAGAGGTTTTGCAGTCGTTGCCGACGAGATTCGAAAATTGGCCGAAGCTTCGTCAAAGCAATCCAACGAAATATCTTCCAACTTGAAGGAAATCGTGGAAAATATCGAAAATGCTCAGGCTTCAGGAAGCGTTACCAGTCTGGCATATAGTGAAGTGGATAGCGAAATAATTCAGTTTTCTCAATCTCTTTATGAGATTTCTACTAGTATTACAGAGCTAAAAAGCGGTGGGGAGCAGATTCTGGAAGCCATGACTTCTCTTCAGGATGTCTCCATAAATGTAAAAAACAGCTCTAATGATCTCTCCGACGCATCAGAGAGTATGAAAAGTGAGATGAGCAGTGTTAAAAACATAACTGAGGAAGTTCACTCAAAGATTAATGATGTTTCTCTTGGCGTCAGAGAAGTATCACAGTCTGTCAACTCAATAACTCAACTGGCCAACAGTGTCGGTTCTGTTACGGAAAACCTCAATAAGGAAGTCAGCCGATTTAAAACAGAAGACTGA
- the ispH gene encoding 4-hydroxy-3-methylbut-2-enyl diphosphate reductase has protein sequence MKKIIRAKAMGFCMGVERAVAIVQKIADEKEDNAVTLGPIIHNQQIVDKFASLGIPAVESIEEVKEGRAVIRAHGVPLSERKKLEDKGVEIIDGTCPKVIASHKIVQKYSSLGYHIIIVGDKNHGEIKGLAGYADDFDIIGNADEASLINPPDKSMVISQTTIKESEFESVCRVLKEKNRNVIVHNSICSATNDRQNAVKKLAGEVDALLVIGGKNSANTKRLYLTVKEMNVPCWHISTVEEIPPEISSYDTIGLTAGASTPDWIVDEVENSLLHL, from the coding sequence ATGAAAAAAATCATCAGAGCAAAGGCAATGGGATTCTGTATGGGTGTTGAACGGGCAGTTGCAATAGTTCAAAAAATCGCCGATGAAAAAGAAGACAATGCCGTAACCCTTGGCCCGATTATTCACAATCAGCAGATAGTTGATAAATTCGCTTCGCTTGGTATTCCGGCTGTAGAGTCTATTGAAGAAGTTAAAGAGGGGAGAGCTGTTATCAGGGCGCATGGGGTACCTCTATCAGAGAGAAAAAAACTTGAAGATAAAGGTGTCGAAATTATCGATGGCACTTGCCCTAAAGTCATAGCGTCACATAAAATCGTTCAGAAATACAGTTCTCTAGGCTACCATATTATTATCGTTGGGGATAAAAATCATGGAGAGATAAAAGGTCTCGCCGGCTATGCGGATGATTTTGACATTATTGGAAATGCAGATGAGGCTTCTCTTATAAATCCGCCTGATAAAAGCATGGTTATCAGTCAAACAACAATAAAAGAAAGCGAGTTCGAATCGGTTTGCCGGGTTTTGAAAGAGAAGAACCGGAATGTTATTGTCCACAACAGCATCTGTTCCGCCACAAATGACAGACAGAACGCAGTTAAAAAACTTGCAGGGGAAGTCGATGCCCTTCTTGTTATTGGCGGAAAAAACAGTGCCAACACAAAGCGTCTTTATCTGACTGTTAAAGAGATGAACGTCCCTTGCTGGCACATTTCAACTGTTGAGGAAATCCCTCCTGAAATTTCCAGTTATGATACAATAGGTCTGACTGCCGGAGCATCTACACCGGACTGGATAGTTGATGAAGTGGAAAATTCACTTCTGCATCTTTGA